A part of Bacteroidota bacterium genomic DNA contains:
- a CDS encoding OprD family outer membrane porin, whose amino-acid sequence MKKGLSYLFFIISFYSIAQDNGQHHSTDNHHISLKPKDSTCLKDCFLKAHWEAHSRTFLMHTINEGNLKDDYALASGAGIGVLTQPVYGFQVGVSGFFIYNLWSSDIHNIDSLTKLPNRYEVGLFDVENHTNKNDLDRLEELYIKYNLSKSAITVGKININTPFLNPQDGRMRPTIEEGVWLQINESKKIGFNGGWIWEISPRSTVQWFTMANSMGINPMGVNVDGTKSDYHDHIKSEGMAIANVYIKPNENLKINLWNSYLDNVMNSAMIEVNTTQSLSENSKLYQGIMYIHQDAVNDGGNENQRETYINRGAQSNVISAQIGVRSKKSNTSLNYTHITGDGRYLMPREWGKEPFYTFMPRERNEGLGNVHAIMAKTTLNAFKNKFKAGLAYGYYLLPDVKDYRLNKYGMPSYHQMNLDLGYSFDKFLRGLEIKFLAVYKLKAGETYDNLRYVYNKVNMVNLNLIVDFKI is encoded by the coding sequence ATGAAAAAAGGCCTCTCATATTTATTTTTTATCATTTCGTTTTATTCTATTGCGCAGGATAACGGTCAGCACCATTCTACCGATAACCATCATATTTCTTTGAAGCCAAAAGACTCTACCTGCTTAAAAGATTGTTTTCTGAAAGCACATTGGGAAGCGCATTCGCGAACTTTTTTAATGCATACGATTAATGAAGGTAATTTAAAAGACGATTATGCTTTGGCATCAGGTGCCGGTATCGGAGTATTAACACAACCGGTGTATGGGTTTCAGGTAGGGGTAAGCGGATTTTTTATTTACAATTTATGGTCGAGCGATATTCATAACATAGATTCACTTACTAAACTTCCGAATCGATATGAAGTTGGCTTATTTGATGTGGAAAATCATACGAATAAAAATGACCTTGATAGATTGGAAGAGCTTTACATCAAATATAATTTATCCAAAAGTGCTATTACGGTTGGGAAAATTAACATCAATACACCATTTTTAAATCCACAGGATGGACGTATGCGTCCCACTATTGAGGAAGGTGTATGGCTGCAAATTAACGAGTCGAAAAAAATCGGGTTTAATGGTGGTTGGATATGGGAGATTTCACCTCGTTCCACAGTACAATGGTTTACGATGGCAAATTCGATGGGCATAAATCCAATGGGTGTTAATGTGGATGGTACCAAATCAGATTATCATGACCATATTAAAAGTGAAGGGATGGCTATTGCAAATGTGTATATTAAGCCAAATGAGAACTTAAAAATCAATTTGTGGAACTCTTATCTCGATAATGTGATGAACTCAGCGATGATTGAAGTAAATACCACTCAATCACTAAGTGAAAATTCAAAATTGTATCAAGGTATAATGTATATTCATCAGGATGCAGTAAATGATGGCGGTAACGAGAATCAAAGGGAAACGTATATAAACAGAGGCGCTCAGTCAAATGTAATCAGTGCGCAAATTGGAGTAAGAAGTAAGAAAAGCAATACTTCATTAAATTATACCCATATTACAGGTGATGGTCGTTATTTAATGCCGCGCGAGTGGGGAAAAGAACCATTCTACACCTTCATGCCGCGCGAAAGAAATGAGGGATTAGGTAACGTCCATGCTATTATGGCTAAAACAACACTCAACGCGTTTAAAAATAAATTCAAAGCAGGTTTAGCTTACGGATACTATTTATTGCCGGATGTAAAGGATTATCGTTTGAATAAATACGGAATGCCTTCTTATCATCAAATGAATCTGGACTTAGGTTATTCATTTGACAAATTTTTAAGGGGATTGGAAATAAAGTTTTTAGCAGTGTATAAACTAAAAGCCGGTGAAACTTATGATAATTTAAGGTATGTTTACAATAAGGTAAATATGGTAAACTTGAATTTAATTGTCGACTTTAAAATTTAA
- a CDS encoding DsrE family protein, with protein sequence MKNSIKKITVVILMIVSWNITSAQQSPVTSSKPEHKIIFQLTTGDTTSHKQLMKQFSNILSVSPTTQIEVVCHGPGLDMLVAGKTIVGDKIKLMAEKGVAFKACEFSMKERKVEKEKIIESAGFVAAGIVEIVSKQEQGWSYIKAGN encoded by the coding sequence ATGAAAAATTCAATTAAAAAAATCACAGTTGTAATCTTGATGATTGTGTCGTGGAATATAACTTCAGCACAACAGTCTCCGGTTACAAGTTCAAAGCCCGAACATAAAATTATCTTTCAATTAACTACCGGCGATACTACTTCGCATAAGCAATTAATGAAACAGTTTAGTAATATACTCTCCGTTTCTCCAACTACGCAAATAGAAGTGGTGTGTCATGGTCCGGGCTTAGATATGTTAGTTGCTGGGAAAACTATTGTGGGTGATAAAATTAAATTAATGGCCGAAAAGGGCGTTGCATTTAAAGCATGTGAATTCTCGATGAAGGAAAGAAAAGTGGAAAAAGAGAAAATTATTGAAAGTGCCGGATTTGTAGCCGCGGGAATTGTAGAAATTGTAAGTAAACAGGAACAAGGTTGGAGTTATATTAAAGCAGGAAATTAA
- a CDS encoding c-type cytochrome yields the protein MSNSNKPDRDLAAIVIRLTQIIIVLVVFIIALVIALAKFIPAPKPEPVVETPVPDAYGNFTEAGKQSTEQRLKDTINYWKAPDESTLEGNSKKESILYGKDLIAHTSVYFGENGKIYNSTNGMNCQNCHLDAGTKVFGNNYSAVTSTYPKYRARSGAIENIYKRVNDCFERSLNGKALDTTSKEMQAIVEYINWLGKDVAKGKKPEGSGFKDLAFLDRAADPEGGKSVYVAKCQSCHQANGEGMMNGDKTAYTYPPLWGDKSYNDGAGLYRLSNFAKFVKYNMPLGASHDMVQLTDEEAWDVAAFVNSQPRPKKDISKDWPKIEEKPFDHPFGPFADGFSEKQHKFGPFKPIKEKQEAMKKNKKSKA from the coding sequence ATGAGCAATTCAAATAAACCTGATAGAGACCTTGCGGCGATTGTCATACGCCTGACGCAAATAATAATTGTTCTCGTTGTATTTATTATAGCTCTTGTGATTGCATTGGCAAAATTTATTCCCGCGCCTAAACCGGAGCCTGTTGTGGAAACCCCGGTGCCGGATGCTTATGGAAATTTTACAGAAGCAGGAAAGCAATCTACTGAACAAAGATTAAAGGATACTATCAATTATTGGAAGGCACCTGATGAATCTACACTGGAAGGAAATTCGAAAAAAGAATCTATTTTATATGGTAAAGATTTAATTGCACATACTTCTGTTTATTTTGGTGAGAATGGTAAAATATACAATTCTACTAATGGAATGAATTGTCAAAATTGTCATCTGGATGCAGGAACTAAAGTGTTTGGTAACAATTACAGCGCCGTTACTTCAACCTATCCAAAATACCGTGCTCGTTCAGGCGCTATCGAAAATATTTACAAACGTGTAAATGATTGTTTCGAAAGAAGTTTAAATGGAAAAGCATTGGATACAACATCGAAAGAAATGCAAGCCATTGTAGAATACATTAACTGGTTAGGTAAAGATGTGGCAAAAGGAAAAAAACCGGAAGGTTCCGGGTTCAAGGACTTAGCTTTTCTGGATAGAGCAGCCGATCCTGAGGGCGGAAAAAGTGTTTATGTAGCGAAATGTCAAAGTTGTCATCAGGCTAATGGAGAAGGAATGATGAATGGTGATAAAACGGCTTATACTTATCCGCCTCTATGGGGAGATAAAAGCTATAACGATGGCGCAGGTTTATACCGCTTATCCAACTTCGCGAAGTTTGTAAAGTATAATATGCCATTGGGTGCTTCGCATGATATGGTACAATTAACCGACGAAGAAGCTTGGGATGTGGCAGCATTTGTGAATTCGCAACCGCGCCCTAAAAAGGATATAAGTAAGGATTGGCCGAAGATAGAAGAAAAACCTTTTGATCATCCATTTGGTCCCTTCGCGGATGGGTTCAGTGAGAAGCAACACAAGTTTGGACCATTTAAGCCTATCAAGGAAAAGCAAGAGGCGATGAAGAAAAATAAAAAATCTAAAGCGTAA
- a CDS encoding YeeE/YedE family protein, with translation MKFLKFLLAGIVFGIVMAKSEAFSWFRIQEMFRFQSFHMYGIIGTAVILGVIGVFLIKKYKMRDMNGNPIMFYPKDKSIARYLIGGTIFGLGWALSGACPGPMVVNIGYGYLAMIVVFLFAILGTFLYGAIKDKLPH, from the coding sequence ATGAAATTTCTTAAATTCTTACTAGCCGGAATTGTTTTCGGTATTGTTATGGCCAAATCAGAAGCATTTTCATGGTTTCGCATACAAGAAATGTTCCGTTTTCAATCATTTCATATGTATGGAATAATTGGCACAGCGGTTATACTCGGAGTAATTGGTGTATTCCTGATCAAAAAATATAAAATGCGCGATATGAATGGTAACCCAATCATGTTTTATCCAAAAGATAAATCAATTGCAAGATACTTAATAGGAGGAACCATTTTCGGTTTAGGTTGGGCGTTGAGCGGTGCGTGTCCGGGTCCGATGGTGGTGAATATTGGTTATGGATATTTAGCTATGATTGTTGTGTTTCTTTTTGCTATACTTGGTACTTTCTTATACGGAGCCATAAAAGATAAATTACCTCATTAA
- a CDS encoding YeeE/YedE family protein has protein sequence MLELIQQPWPWYVSGTIIAAIMFVLIFFGQSFGFSANLRTICAAAGGGKKVKFFDFNWKSQLWNLVFLIGAIIGGFIAAQFLSNGEPVKISENTISDLAKLGIAAPTSAQPNELFSLDAVFSLKDFLILALGGIMVGFGSRYAGGCTSGHAISGLSDLQVPSLIAVIGFFAGGLLMTFVLLPLIL, from the coding sequence ATGTTAGAACTCATTCAACAACCCTGGCCATGGTACGTGTCGGGTACAATAATAGCAGCAATCATGTTTGTTCTGATTTTTTTCGGACAATCATTCGGTTTTTCTGCAAATCTTCGAACCATATGCGCAGCAGCGGGAGGGGGAAAAAAAGTAAAGTTTTTCGATTTCAATTGGAAAAGTCAATTATGGAATCTGGTATTTTTAATTGGTGCCATAATTGGCGGATTTATTGCCGCTCAGTTTCTTTCCAATGGCGAACCGGTAAAAATTTCTGAAAATACGATTAGTGATCTAGCTAAGTTGGGAATTGCTGCTCCAACTTCGGCACAACCAAACGAGCTCTTTAGTTTAGACGCTGTGTTTTCTTTGAAGGACTTTTTAATTCTTGCTTTAGGTGGAATTATGGTTGGTTTCGGTTCGCGTTATGCCGGCGGATGTACCTCGGGCCACGCCATCAGTGGTTTATCTGATTTACAAGTACCATCTCTTATAGCTGTAATTGGTTTTTTTGCAGGTGGATTATTAATGACTTTTGTTTTATTACCTTTAATTCTATAA
- a CDS encoding universal stress protein, with the protein MESLKVLIPTDFSVQAEYAYLMVKKLEEKIPVEIHFIHVLSVPDTVTMDKNGNIQTCGEISVDYVVSQKDIATRKLNNLKTIYGNQVNVHLELGKLTDKIVSYAKDNNFDLIVMGTKGAWGIKEKLSGSETQMIARQSQIPLLSLMCDRSDLVIENVLLVHDFTKSKNENLNLLHKLIKAFNTKTHLLHILTKESERDTVIAGMDKFASENSIVNYEKHFLIDKDVENGVVHFNQMHEMDVICIGTHGKGGLFHTSATEKLVNHLFKPIISFHLK; encoded by the coding sequence ATGGAATCATTAAAAGTTTTAATCCCAACCGATTTTTCAGTTCAGGCTGAATATGCTTATCTGATGGTGAAAAAATTGGAAGAAAAAATTCCGGTTGAAATTCATTTCATTCACGTTTTATCTGTTCCTGATACAGTAACCATGGATAAGAACGGTAACATTCAAACATGCGGCGAAATCAGTGTAGATTATGTTGTATCACAAAAAGACATAGCAACACGTAAACTCAATAATTTGAAAACTATTTATGGTAATCAAGTGAATGTTCATTTGGAACTGGGAAAACTAACCGATAAAATTGTTTCCTATGCTAAGGATAATAATTTTGATTTAATAGTAATGGGTACAAAAGGCGCTTGGGGAATTAAAGAAAAATTATCCGGTTCTGAAACACAAATGATAGCGCGCCAATCGCAAATCCCGCTTTTATCACTCATGTGCGACCGATCTGACTTAGTTATTGAAAATGTTTTATTAGTACACGATTTTACAAAATCAAAAAATGAAAATCTCAATTTATTACATAAACTCATTAAAGCTTTCAATACTAAAACTCATTTATTACATATTCTAACGAAGGAAAGTGAGAGAGATACTGTGATAGCAGGTATGGATAAATTTGCCAGTGAAAATAGCATTGTTAATTACGAAAAACATTTTTTAATTGATAAGGATGTTGAGAATGGTGTGGTTCATTTTAATCAAATGCATGAGATGGATGTGATATGTATCGGTACGCACGGAAAAGGCGGTTTGTTTCATACCAGTGCCACCGAAAAATTAGTAAATCATTTATTTAAACCAATTATTTCATTTCATTTAAAATAG
- a CDS encoding rhodanese-like domain-containing protein, with the protein MLSLFKKLFSSKKVDLATLIKEGALIVDVRSKAEFADGHVKGSKNIPLELIGNSAETLKKHKHVIVCCRSGNRSGMAQRVLESKGLTNVVNGGSWQNVNQYL; encoded by the coding sequence ATGTTATCACTATTTAAAAAACTATTCTCATCAAAGAAAGTTGATTTAGCTACACTTATCAAAGAAGGCGCATTGATTGTTGATGTTAGAAGTAAAGCTGAATTTGCAGACGGACATGTAAAAGGCTCAAAGAATATTCCTCTCGAACTAATCGGTAATAGTGCCGAAACTTTAAAAAAACACAAACATGTGATTGTTTGTTGCCGAAGCGGAAACCGCAGTGGAATGGCACAACGCGTTTTAGAATCAAAAGGACTAACCAATGTTGTTAACGGTGGTAGTTGGCAAAATGTAAATCAATACCTATAA
- a CDS encoding DUF202 domain-containing protein has product MAGESTKINKELILRERLALQRTRLANQTTLLSFIRTSLYFIVAGLSIRSLLKLENGLLFEILFFITAVIIFIIGVFNYFRQNRIIKESERHVGGYKDEYLHEDEV; this is encoded by the coding sequence ATGGCCGGAGAGTCAACGAAGATAAACAAAGAACTAATTTTAAGAGAGCGCCTGGCATTGCAGCGCACGCGTTTAGCTAATCAAACTACTTTATTGTCGTTTATTCGTACTTCACTTTATTTTATTGTAGCAGGATTAAGCATCAGAAGTTTATTAAAACTCGAAAATGGCTTGCTGTTTGAAATTTTGTTTTTTATTACCGCCGTAATCATATTTATCATTGGTGTTTTTAATTATTTCCGCCAAAACAGGATAATTAAGGAAAGTGAAAGACATGTGGGCGGTTATAAAGACGAATACCTACACGAAGACGAAGTTTAA
- a CDS encoding multicopper oxidase domain-containing protein, which yields MKKVLFSLFLNAGLITAAFSQSFTNSLAIPSVLTGTNINLSIHTGTVSFYPGFNTNTIGFNAYNYLGPTLMLNKGDSVHINVSNTMADTTTVHWHGMHVSPKNDGGPHTVIPPGTTWSPKFKVRDDAAMYWYHSHLHMLTAEQVTKGESGLVIVKDPIEAALTLPRNYGTDDIPLVVQTRAFDATKQFDAMSAIDSVVLINGTKDAFVNLPAQVVRLRLINAATMRLFNFGFSNNATFYQIGTDGGLLAAPVSMTRLRLAPGERAEVLLDLTGMQGQTIYLTNYGSQLPNGYYGAPNPAAMGMATIPGYSSNGLNGTDKNLMQINVAAPTSSPVTTIPSSLTVVTPIPQSAANFTRTKTFTPKTMGGGAGLNGPFVINGQSFNMMVINDTIPFNNVEIWNLTNNTAIAHPFHIHDVQFYIIDINGVAPPANMAGRKDVVVVPSQQTVRFITKFENFADPMMPYMYHCHMLAHEDDGMMGQFLVYDYFAGIKENTYNTVFAKAYPNPADISWSIIVEDVNLVKTVELSNAIGQKVESVKIVTNYDGTISINNNNLSSGVYHLKVNTSKGIATLKLIKN from the coding sequence ATGAAAAAAGTTCTATTCTCGTTATTCTTAAATGCAGGTCTTATAACAGCTGCTTTTTCGCAGTCGTTTACAAATTCTCTGGCAATTCCATCTGTTTTAACAGGAACAAATATTAATCTCTCCATTCATACCGGAACTGTTTCATTTTATCCCGGCTTTAATACAAACACAATTGGCTTTAACGCGTATAATTATCTCGGACCAACGCTGATGTTGAACAAAGGTGATTCGGTTCATATTAATGTAAGCAATACCATGGCAGATACAACTACTGTACATTGGCATGGAATGCATGTGTCTCCAAAAAACGACGGAGGTCCGCATACCGTTATACCTCCCGGAACTACCTGGTCACCAAAATTTAAAGTTCGTGATGATGCTGCGATGTATTGGTATCACTCGCATCTTCACATGCTCACCGCCGAGCAAGTTACGAAAGGTGAATCGGGCTTAGTGATTGTGAAAGACCCAATAGAAGCAGCTTTAACATTACCTCGTAACTATGGAACGGATGATATTCCTCTTGTTGTTCAAACGCGCGCTTTCGATGCGACCAAACAATTTGATGCAATGTCGGCTATAGATAGCGTAGTACTCATAAACGGCACAAAAGACGCCTTTGTAAATTTACCTGCGCAGGTGGTGCGTTTACGATTAATAAATGCGGCAACTATGCGTTTGTTTAATTTCGGTTTTAGCAATAACGCAACGTTTTATCAAATCGGAACAGATGGAGGTTTGCTTGCTGCACCTGTTTCCATGACACGTCTTCGTTTGGCTCCGGGCGAAAGAGCAGAGGTATTACTCGATTTAACAGGTATGCAAGGACAAACCATTTATTTAACGAATTATGGAAGTCAGCTTCCTAACGGTTACTATGGTGCTCCAAATCCTGCCGCTATGGGAATGGCAACAATTCCAGGATATAGTAGTAATGGATTAAATGGTACCGATAAAAATCTAATGCAAATTAATGTAGCAGCACCAACGTCTTCTCCTGTTACAACCATTCCTTCATCACTTACTGTGGTTACACCAATTCCTCAGTCGGCGGCTAACTTTACAAGAACAAAAACGTTTACGCCCAAAACTATGGGTGGAGGCGCAGGATTAAATGGTCCATTTGTAATAAACGGACAAAGCTTCAATATGATGGTGATAAACGATACTATACCTTTTAACAACGTTGAAATTTGGAATTTAACAAACAATACGGCCATCGCACACCCATTTCATATTCACGATGTGCAGTTTTATATTATTGACATTAATGGTGTGGCACCTCCGGCTAATATGGCCGGACGTAAAGATGTGGTGGTTGTACCTTCTCAGCAAACCGTTAGATTCATAACTAAGTTTGAGAATTTCGCTGATCCAATGATGCCGTATATGTATCATTGTCATATGCTGGCTCATGAAGACGATGGAATGATGGGCCAGTTTTTGGTTTATGATTATTTTGCCGGTATTAAGGAGAATACGTACAATACTGTTTTTGCCAAAGCTTATCCTAATCCAGCCGATATTTCTTGGAGTATTATTGTGGAGGATGTTAATTTGGTTAAGACTGTAGAATTATCGAATGCAATTGGACAAAAAGTGGAGTCAGTGAAAATTGTTACTAATTATGACGGAACAATTTCTATTAATAACAATAATTTATCATCGGGAGTTTACCATCTCAAAGTTAATACATCTAAGGGTATAGCGACTTTAAAATTAATTAAGAATTAA
- a CDS encoding rhodanese-like domain-containing protein — MKLLNGKWALMLTMVFSFIVLTNCQSQTENKTKVEPKKENIMKNSKEIIVDVRTEEEFEMDGHAEGSVNYPLDQIQNKIEDLKKYDHIILVCRSGNRAGIAKNILEQAGIKNVENMGPWQNAVGVVK, encoded by the coding sequence ATGAAACTACTGAATGGAAAATGGGCGCTGATGTTAACGATGGTGTTTTCATTCATTGTATTAACAAACTGTCAGTCGCAAACAGAAAACAAAACAAAAGTTGAACCCAAAAAAGAGAATATCATGAAAAATAGTAAAGAAATAATCGTAGATGTAAGAACCGAAGAGGAATTCGAAATGGATGGTCATGCCGAAGGTTCAGTTAACTATCCTTTAGATCAGATTCAAAACAAGATTGAAGATTTAAAGAAGTACGACCACATCATTTTAGTGTGCCGCAGCGGAAATCGCGCCGGTATTGCTAAAAACATACTTGAGCAAGCGGGCATAAAAAATGTGGAAAACATGGGGCCTTGGCAGAATGCAGTTGGTGTCGTTAAGTAA
- a CDS encoding MBL fold metallo-hydrolase, translated as MKVEQIYTGCLAQGAYYITSNGEAAIIDPLREVQPYIDRAAKDGVKIKYIFETHFHADFVSGHLDLSKKTNAPIVYGPTAKPEFESIIAQDGEEFKLGNVTIKVLHTPGHTMESSCFLLRDENGKDTALFSGDTLFLGDVGRPDLAQKAASMTQEELAGLLYESLTKKIMPLSDDITVYPAHGAGSACGKNMMKETVDTLGNQKKMNYALNQPSKEAFIKAVTDGLLPPPAYFPMNVAMNKKGYESFDKVLSMGMRALSPDAFEAAAEVTDALVLDTRPAAEFAKGFIPRSISIGINGDFAPWVGALIKDVKQPLLLITPVGMEEEVVTRLSRVGFDNVIGHLEGGFEAWKASGKETDTVNRIPATQFAKEFDVKAGNVFDVRRESEYRAEHVEEAYNKPLDQINNWFAEIDTNKPFYIHCAGGYRSMIAASILKSRGIHNFKEVEGGFKAIAEAGVSKTDYVCQSKLQK; from the coding sequence ATGAAAGTAGAGCAAATATATACCGGATGTTTGGCACAAGGCGCCTACTACATCACTTCAAACGGTGAAGCAGCAATTATTGACCCGTTACGTGAGGTACAACCATATATCGATCGCGCTGCGAAAGATGGTGTAAAAATAAAGTACATTTTCGAAACGCATTTTCATGCCGATTTCGTTTCCGGGCATCTTGATTTAAGTAAAAAAACAAATGCACCGATTGTATACGGTCCAACTGCTAAACCGGAGTTTGAATCCATCATTGCTCAGGATGGCGAAGAGTTTAAATTAGGTAATGTAACCATTAAGGTATTACATACGCCGGGTCACACCATGGAGAGTTCTTGTTTCTTATTAAGAGACGAAAATGGAAAGGATACTGCGTTGTTTAGTGGAGACACCTTGTTTTTAGGTGATGTTGGTCGCCCTGACTTAGCACAAAAAGCAGCTTCCATGACACAAGAAGAGTTGGCGGGCTTATTGTATGAATCTCTAACAAAAAAGATCATGCCTTTGTCGGATGATATTACTGTCTATCCTGCACATGGTGCCGGAAGTGCTTGCGGTAAAAACATGATGAAAGAAACTGTTGATACTTTAGGTAATCAAAAGAAAATGAATTACGCTTTAAATCAACCAAGCAAAGAAGCATTCATTAAAGCGGTAACGGATGGTTTATTACCTCCTCCGGCTTATTTCCCAATGAATGTAGCTATGAATAAAAAAGGTTACGAGAGCTTTGATAAAGTATTAAGTATGGGAATGCGTGCTTTAAGTCCGGATGCTTTTGAAGCGGCTGCTGAAGTTACCGATGCTTTAGTATTGGATACTCGTCCGGCTGCTGAATTCGCTAAAGGTTTTATTCCGCGCTCAATCAGTATTGGAATCAATGGCGATTTCGCACCATGGGTAGGTGCTTTAATTAAAGATGTAAAGCAACCTTTATTATTGATTACACCTGTAGGAATGGAAGAAGAAGTTGTGACTCGCTTAAGCCGTGTAGGATTTGATAATGTAATCGGACATTTGGAAGGTGGATTTGAAGCATGGAAAGCAAGTGGCAAAGAAACAGATACCGTTAATCGTATTCCTGCCACACAATTTGCAAAAGAATTTGATGTAAAAGCCGGTAATGTATTTGACGTGCGTCGTGAAAGCGAATATCGTGCAGAGCATGTTGAGGAAGCATACAACAAACCTCTTGATCAAATCAACAACTGGTTTGCTGAAATCGATACTAACAAACCGTTTTACATTCACTGTGCTGGCGGATATCGCAGTATGATTGCGGCCAGTATTTTAAAATCACGTGGTATCCACAATTTTAAAGAGGTAGAAGGTGGTTTTAAAGCCATCGCAGAAGCGGGTGTTTCAAAAACCGATTATGTATGTCAAAGTAAATTACAAAAATAA
- a CDS encoding sulfite exporter TauE/SafE family protein, protein MEIFGYISSIIIGISLGLIGGGGSILTVPVLVYLFGVEPMMATAYSLFIVGTSSLVGAFPKYKQGLISLKTAVVFGIPSIAAVFATRKFIVPAIPAQVFTLGDFVVTKSILMMILFAVLMVAASVSMIREKKNKTNTEESSEQKFNYPMIILEGTVVGVLTGLVGAGGGFLIIPALVMLSKLPMKMAVGTSLLIIAAKSLIGFIGDLSTNAANMDWTLLMSVTALAIGGIFVGNTLSKKIDGNKLKKGFGWFVLIMGIYIIVNELFLKTGGGH, encoded by the coding sequence ATGGAAATTTTTGGTTACATATCTTCAATCATTATCGGTATATCTTTAGGTTTAATTGGTGGCGGTGGTTCTATTCTTACTGTCCCTGTATTAGTTTACTTATTTGGTGTTGAGCCTATGATGGCTACAGCCTATTCACTTTTTATCGTTGGTACCAGTAGTTTAGTTGGAGCCTTCCCAAAGTATAAACAAGGATTAATCAGTCTTAAAACGGCTGTCGTTTTCGGAATACCGTCTATCGCGGCTGTATTTGCCACACGTAAGTTTATCGTTCCGGCTATTCCTGCGCAAGTATTTACTTTGGGCGATTTCGTAGTTACAAAATCCATTTTAATGATGATTCTTTTCGCTGTTTTAATGGTGGCCGCTTCTGTTTCCATGATTCGTGAAAAGAAAAACAAAACAAATACGGAAGAGTCTTCTGAACAAAAATTTAATTATCCAATGATTATCCTGGAAGGTACCGTGGTTGGGGTGTTAACCGGATTAGTTGGAGCCGGTGGAGGTTTTTTAATCATTCCTGCTTTAGTAATGTTGAGTAAACTCCCAATGAAAATGGCTGTAGGTACTTCTTTGCTCATTATTGCAGCAAAATCTTTAATAGGATTCATTGGCGATTTGTCTACCAATGCCGCCAACATGGATTGGACTTTACTAATGTCAGTAACAGCTCTTGCCATCGGTGGCATCTTTGTTGGTAACACACTTTCTAAAAAAATCGACGGCAACAAACTCAAAAAAGGGTTTGGTTGGTTTGTGTTGATAATGGGAATCTACATTATCGTTAACGAATTATTTCTGAAAACCGGCGGCGGCCACTAA